Below is a window of Peromyscus eremicus chromosome 22, PerEre_H2_v1, whole genome shotgun sequence DNA.
ATACTCTGCTAATTTAGACCACATGAAGATTAATTATATAGCTATTTAATATATCATGTTGGTTAACTGGTATTTGAAGATACACATTAACTGTGGTTTCCGGCCATACATTGCTCTCCTAACTTGTGATTATTTAAACACCCTCCTAAGGAATTAAGTAGCACCCAAACCACAAGCTCAAGCAAACTGACTTCTGTCTCCCACTTCTGCATGTCCACTTCCAACCATCACTTCTCTCAGTCTCTCAAAACTCAAAACTATCAGAGTTTTCTAAAAGGCTCCGCGGTTTGCTGGAGTCTCTGAATGATTACAGCATTCTGtaattctgcttcttccaatgTCAGCGTCTCATCCAGAAGTCTGAGAAAAGGAAGAGCCGTTGCCAGGGCAAAGGGGGGGCTTCTCTGAGATCCTTGGTATTTTTCAATGAAGTCTTTGATGTGGCTCACCCTGCAAAATACCACAAACTATTAATTGATGAAATCAACTTGTAGTATAGGTATTTGGATTTGTTAAAATAGAGACTAGAGAAAGTTTTGTATGATACACACcagtcatttgtttctttgtttaaagcagtgcttggattacaggccaGTGCTAAGTTTACAGATATGTGacaccatgtccagtttatgtggtactggagattgaacccaaggcttcggGTATGCTAGGCAGGTCCTTTACCATCTGAGCTACACAAGCTCCCTATCCTTTGGGAATGAACCCAGAGGCTCAGACATGCTAGCCAAGAACTCCTACTAGTCAGCTGAAGCTCAGGTTCTAGGTGACCTTTTaaatctgatgtgtgtgtgtgtgtgtgtgcatgcgcatgcacTCTGCCAACTGCGCTACATCTTCAGCCCATGATCATCACACTCTTGAATGTCCATCAGTTAGTTCAACTctgtgggttttggtttttccagtcagggtttctctgtgttctctgtggTCCATGCTCGTCATGTGCCAGCTGTGCAGTGGTGCaaacttttttgtattttttaatgatGGCGATTAAACCCAAGATTCTGTGCAAGCATTGAGATACACTTCCAACCTgttataaaatctattttttcaagacaggatttcatgtagcccaggctggtctcgaacctgccatgtagctgaggatatgTTCGAACTtcttttctgatcctcctgcctctacttcctaagcCTGGGATAGTGAGATCCTAAgtcaaaaacaaataaacgaaCAGAAACTGTacaaaagatgagaaaaaatgCCTGAGATGCagagaaagttcaaggcctgtctggcaATTTGGCGAGAACTGTCCCAAAGTTAATACAAAGTAAAAACAggatagttcagtggtagaatactggcctaaaaaacaaaaacaaaaacaaaaaaaacaaccaaccaacctaccCCGAAGAAGAAACGTAAACTTCAAACGCTGTAATTGTGGGTGAAAGCACTCGCTGCCAAACCTGACGACCTGACTGAGCTCCCAGGACTCAAGATGGAAAGAGAACAGACTCAGAAATAGTTCTCTGACACCCCTACCCACGCAGGGTGCATGTGTACTCCCTACCTAACCACCCACTCACAcaagacagaaggacagacagacagatacatacatacatacatacatacatagaatgTAAAAAAGCAGAGTGAATATCGAGGCCATTCtgatctatataatgagttctaggccagctagggtcACAGGGTAAGTTTTtgttctgtctcaaaacaaaaacaaacaaaagaacaacaacaacaaaaaaaaacccaacagcaAACAAAATAACTATTCAGAAAATACAGCAACAcactcttatacacacacaaacacacaaaaagaataaaaaaagattcAAAGTAAAGGGAAACAAAAGAGGAAAGATGGTAGTCCTAGAGCCACCTCCCTGGGGAAACTATGCATGTGTCACTCCAgctgggagatgtctcagtgggcaCGTGCACTTGCTATGCAAACCCGAGGAAATGAATTCAACCTGTGGAAGCCATggaaatgtggaaggagagaacaacttCACCAAGCTGTCCTCTGCTTGCCATACCTcctccccatcacacacacacacagagcaatgaATAGACTTTAAAAGATGCATCCCTGAAAAAGAGAACCAACACTCCACCGGGAGAAAAGACAGTCTAAAGCTTGGTATGGTGTGTGGCACATGACTACAACCCCAGCAttcagtctgaggccagcctgaattacaCAGCAGGATAtagaataagaccctgtctcaaaaaacaaaacaaacaaacaaacaaacaaacaaacaaacaaacaaacaggcaaaacaaaaaagctgggcagtggtggcacacacctttaatgccagctcttgggaggcagaggcaggtggatctctgtgagttcaaggccagcctggtctacaaagagagttccaggacagctaggactgttacccagagaaaccctgtgttgaaaaaaaaaaaaaaaagaaagaaagaaaaagaaaaacagaccaaTGAAACACAGTATGGAGAGTCCAGAGCAGATTCAGGCATCTGATTTAAAATGGATACCATGGGAGGGGAgaggatagacagatagacagtcTTCTGTACACACAGAACATGGCCAGTGGAGTGTAATACGGAGTAACACAAGTGAACTCTTACTCAAAGGAGACTGCCCCTTAGGCCTCTACCTTTGCTATGAGGACAGGGCCAGCTCCTTTGACGGTTTAAGAAAGTGGGAGACAGAAGGAACAGACCCAGAGGCAGTGACCTGCAGAGCTCCCTCAGAGGAACCTGCAAATGAGCGCAGTGGAGATCCACAAAGTCATaccaggaaacacaggagaaagagACTTCGAAACAAGCTTACTTAACTATCAATAGCATTACAGTGAACTTGTTCtataactttttgttttaaaacagggtctcactgtgcagccttggctggcctgactcacagagatccactgcctttCAATAAAAAATACTCAGACAGAGAATGAACTAACTACAGTACAGAAGGCCAAATCAACATGATACTGAGtttaaaaaccccaaaacaaagcaaaaaatacCCTAGACTAAACATAGTGGAGTCTAAGACTCCAATGTTGATTGACACATTAACCTTAAGAGagctatttctttaaaaaagctTTCATaaggccgggcagcagtggcgcatgcctttaattccagcactcgggaggcagagccaggcagatctctgtgagttcaaggccagcctgggctacagagcgagatccaggacaggctccaaagctacacagtgaaaccctgtcttaaaaaaaaaaaaaccaaaaaaacaaaaacaaaacaaaacaaaacagctttcATTAGCTCAAAAATCAGTGTCATCTAAActcaaaaggagaaatgaaatttACAATTGGAGACAATCAGTCAAGTGCAGAAAGAGAAGACTGACCTATGAGAAACATTAAATCTTTGGACAGTCCTTTCCCCGTTGGCCAACCAGATCTGGATCCTGGTGATGGGCTCCAAGGTGTTCAGTGAAACAGCAGACAGAGCACTTTTATTTTCAACTTCGATACTCTTTGCTTTAGAAACGATTTTTGGTGTAGCACTAAGAAAATCCAAACAACAAAGTCAGATACAAGTTTCCTCATAATacaaattttacttaaaatgagTTTTATAAGTCACAACTACTCCTTCAGTAATAAATATGTTAGTTATGTTCACAACATATAACGTTCTAGGATCAAATGAAATTAGACACACTCAGTTGAACTGtaagcatacagaatgacatgtAAATTAGCATCACCTGGGGTACAGGATGAATCTCTAAAAGAAATTACTTTCTCTGCAGAGGTTAGCCCTTGAGTaatcaagggggaaaaaagcaaagtATTTTGAAAGGTACAGCTAGAAGTTTCTATATGTCAAGTTGAAACTGTATATGCCTTCCCACTACTAGTAAATGAAAACAAGGGACTGGCtatgctcagttggtagagtgcttgcttagcatacacaAATCCTCAGTCCAATCTGCCATACCCCATAAAACTGAGCATGTACTAAacattgtaatcccagcactagggaggtggaggcaggaggaccagaagttcaaagccatcctttgATATATAAAGACGTATATAAAGACCCTgcctaaaacaaacaaagcaaaccaagaccaaaaccaaaaccataacCAAAACCAAGACCAAtacaacctttaaaaaaaaaaagtctcatttgGGAGTTGGGGATGTATTTCAGTAATAAGTATTTGCCTTACATGTTTATGGGCCCTAGGTTAGAGCCCCAACACCAGaaaaaaacaatcatttttaGCAGGAGAAATATCAAGTTCTATACGGTTAAAATaatggaaaacacagacaataacCGTACTTACCTTCCTAGTCTGTGACCCTGTCCTGAGAAGGGCTGGAACACGGGCTTTGTAGACAtacatacttcattttttttatcttcaaCTTTAACATCCAcctcttctttatcaaaaattccCCGTAATTCTGAAGGTAATTcccttcaaaagaaaagaaaatgataaagctCCTGTTTGCCCTTTCTCTGAAATACACATTCCATATGCCAAAAGAACTATATGGTTTGTATTAGTATAATGTATGGGTTAAGGAGGTAGCTTAGCTGGGAGAGCACTCGCCTAGCATGCGCAGGCCTTGGGTCTAATCTATATACCATATAAGCAAGGCATGgtatagaaaaatgtctgtcgtaaatcaaacagtgaaggggaagatgaacaggaatctcacttacaaacttaagtaaaacatagctctctgaacagatgaagataggtttcttctgtatcccagaacctaatcaatatttatatgtataattcagctatcatttggcttaaaagggcttattgggaaatgttataatttttactattttctatagagaaaatattttactgtttcaaataaccctggactttttaattataacctgtttttatgttcaggctatctgtgtattatttctcctgcagttgtacataaaatgtttttacattaaaaaaggacaaatactacagaattgtattacatgaaatatatagaatatacaaattcatagagacagaaagattagatgttatctcaagacggagaagaaaggaatatagagcagtgatttcctaagtacagaatctctgttttgtgtgatggaaaagtcccacaaatggacagtagtatcaggacataatatcatgaatgtaataaatcaatacaattaatgtagttaatgaatatcataaatataattattgaatgaatactgtgaatatgatcaatgaataacacaaatgtaattaatatgagtgtaattaatgaatatcatgagtgtaattaaaaaaataaataaaaaaaaaacttagccaAGGACTAGAGagatcagcagttaaaagcacagtCCACTCTtcctgaagacccaagtttggctccagaacccatgtcaggtggcttacaatgtcctctaacttcagttccaggggatatgaagcctctggcctctgcaagcatctGCACACGTGTATAAAATGCACCTACCCCCCCATgcatgtaatttaaaaacaattttataaacaaaaactTAATTGGGCTAAGTAATTCTAGCATTTGAGTGGTAAAGACAGAAGGGTAAGGCGCTCAAGGTCACAGTCAGTAATGaacttgaggtcagcctgggctatatgagacctgaTATCTCCCCCAAACCAATTAATTTATACAAGGTtgtgggggtgtagctcagtagtagagtacttgcctggctTACATATAGTTCTGAGTTTAATCCACAGtccagcaaaacaaaaattaaaacaaaaccaaccaaccaacaaacaaacaagcaaaacacttgcataggaatatatatatatatatatatatatatatatatatatattttttttttttttttggtttttcgagacagggtttctctgtgtagctttgcgcctttcctggaactctctttggataccaggctggcctcgaactcgcagagatccgcctggctctgcctcccgagtgctgggattaaaggcgtgcgccaccaccgcccggctaggaatatatttttaacagctgTAAATATGAAAATGACCCAAACATCTAACCACTGATAAACAGACAAACTGTGAcatcttactatgtagtcttggctgtccttgaactcatagagatctgcctttaTCTGCCTTGATTAAAGGtaagcaccaccatgcctaatAAAATGCTTTTTATAGTAATAAAAGTTAAATAGCCTCAATTGCCAAgaaaaattagtgtgtgtgtatgtatgtgtgtgtgtatgtatatatatatatatatatatatatatatatatatgaataataagTTATCATTGTGAGAATATATATTCAAAGAGCTCATGATGGAAAATTAAAAActggtttataaataaatatatacacgtTATATATAAATCAGTGCACATAAATgccaacaaaatgaaatttttttcactTTCACAGGAATGAAAATTCAACAAAAATGTTAATTGCAGCTATTTCTGAGTAGTAAAATTATTGGTAATTTTCAAGCTTTTCTTAATGCTTTAAAACACTTTTAGGGACTGGAGATATAGTTAGTGACTAGCATGTATGCATGGAGGCCTGGATTACACCAGAAGTTCAGGCtccaagccaatgagagggcTTAGTGGGTAGACACTTGCCAAtatgtctgatgacctgagtttgaaacccagtagagagagctgactcctacaGGTTGGTCCCTGATATCTACACATGCTCCTCCATGTATTCCAACACatcaataaataagtagatgtttaaaaaagaagttcacctttattcccagcactggggaggcagaggcaggtagatctgtgagatcaaggccagcctgcagagtgagttccaggacagttagggctacacagagaaaccctgtcttgaaaaaacaaacaaacaaacaaaaaagttcaaggtcattctttaCTATGCTGAGGTCACATGGGCTGCGTAAGACaatgtctcaaataaaaacaatatcgATTACCACTCCCCTCAAAAATGCTTGGATTTTCTAGACAAACAATGTATAATACTTAGATTGataattttaaactttataaTCATAAAGATAAAATGACTAAACACGGAATAACAAAGAAGACATGGCATTAAGGAGTAAGTGGCAAGACTGTGGTTGATCAGAATTCAAATTCCTAAACTTCAAAATAATAGTTGTAATCTGGGCTTATTTGTGAATTGCCATAATCccatttgaggccaacctggtctacatagtataCTCCAAGTTACCCAAGATTGTGTTCTGGGACCCTATAtcagtaaaacaaacaacaaaaaaaaaattagtgccgggcggtggtggtgcacgcctttaatcccagcactcgggaggcagagccaggcggatctctgtgagttcgaggccagcttggactaccaagtgagtcccaggaaaggcacaaagctacacagagaaaccctgtctcgaaaaacaaaaacaaacaaacaaacaaacaaacaaacaaaattagttatagctctttaagattttttttttttttttttttttttttaaaaaagggggcattacaagccaggtgtgatgggccacatctttaatcctagcactaagaggcagaggcacaaggatctctgtgagttcaaggccagcccggactACAATTCCAGGAGAGCAGGGattgttacacggagaaaccctgtctcaaaaaataaaaaaacaaagaaaagggcactgggggtgggcatggtcacccatgcctttaatcccagctctcaggaaacAGGATGGCAGACCATTGttaaatccaaggccagcctagaggGAGAGTGAAAGGGAAGGGGTGGAgtgtgggaggaaagggaaagatcaATTTAAGCTAGTTGTGGTAGCTTATACCTTGGATTCAAGGCTAGCAGAGACTAAATGAGACTGCTGTTCAaagattttacatttgtttacaccTGTGTACAGTGTATGCATGGGcagatgcccttggaggccagaagaggccccCAGACTAAAGCAGCCAAAACTCtaaaccgtctctccagctctggctgttatttaaaacaaacaaacaaacaaactacactCCCCCGCCCCCGAGGAAAGAGATGTGAATTCACAGAAGCAACAGTATGTCTATGAATGTGTAAAAGGGCATAATAATCATTACAATGATTCTTTCACATGAAACATGCCTGAAATACCCATCTACTATATCCTGCTTACCCCTTTTTGATGGAGTTCAGAAACTGCTGACTTGCACCGTCAGAGTAACTTCTAAAGTCATCATTGACTGTGAATCCATTTTTCcacaattttatatttacatCTACCTACAAGGCAGTAAAGAAAGGAATGCATTGTAAGAAAGGCTGACCTCGCACTCACTaaatagcctaggctggccttgaactccagatcctcctacCTTAGCCCAAGTTCTGAgtttacaggcctgtgccaccatacccagctcatgGATGACTTTATaataataacatatatattaGTCATTTGGAAAACAGTAGTCCCCTAAGCCATGCAAATCTAAATGCTAACGTTTTCCTTATATGATAGACTTTATAGTTATTAAAATAACACTAACATCATGAGGAAATTCTGTAAGTTTGAAAAGCTGTCAAGTGCATGAAAAAGATTTCCTATTCTGATTAAAAGTTGACTAAAATCTTTGAATTTGTAACAAATACAGTAAGTTGTCTCCCTTGAAGTACCACGCCCACTTCATTATTCTGTCAGTGTCTTCTTTAATTGATATCCCaataaagaggggctggagagatggctcagtgggttaagagcactggctgcacttttAGAGGCCCCAggtttattcccagcacccacatggcagctcacaactgtctgtaactccagtaccagggggtctgacaccttcacaccaatgttcATAAAAtcgttaaataaattattttaaaaaagatggtTAGGCAGTTAGGAGTACTTGTGGCTatttcagaggacctggcttgGTTCCTGCTCCACTAAACATCcctaactgcagttccaggagaaCTGACACTCTCTGTGGGCagccagcacacatgtggtacatatacatacatgcagacaaaacattcaaacacataaaagaagtaAATGTGATACATTTCCAggtctttgtttactttttaaactatGATTTATCAACGTTTATAATTGGTACTATTATGGttgaaatatctttaaaaaaatcaaaacttataTAGGTATGCAGTTGcaaaggtattttaaaatgtttccaaacctgggcagtggtggtgtacacctttaatcccagcactttggaagcagaggcaggttcgaggccagcctggtctacagtgggagtttcagaacagccaaagttacacaaagaaaccctgtgttgaataACAAAAACCACAAGTTTCCtagatggctcagtcagttctctcctaccctgTGGGTTTCAGACTGTTGGGCCTGGCAGCAGTGTGCTTACTCAGTGAGTCGCCTCTCagccctccccatctccttttttgagacaggatctcttactgaccctggagttcactgattcagctagactggctagccaccAAGCACAGGGATCATctgggtctctgcctctccagccctgggaatgACTCTTCTGGGAGTCCCAGTGCAGGTCCTCACACTTAGGGTCGGCAAGGCAAGCATTCTGACTGCCATGGTCCTGGCTTCCTCCCATCCTGAATATTCCAGCCTTGAACTACTTATGTGGCCGAGGACACCTTCGGCCTCCAGTTTTCCTgattctccatctcccaagtgttgggattacagatgtaaatTATCATGTCCAGTTTATGAAGTGCTGGGTTGAACGCAGAGCTTTATGTGAaagcattctaccagctgagctccatcctcagccccAGCACAGGCATTCTTAACTGGAAGCAACGTTGACCTGGTTTGTAAATTCAAGTAAGTAATACAATAACTTATAACTCAAGTTTGTTGTGACTGCCTTGACTCCTGCTTAGACACCAACAACTCTACCCATCGCTTTCTGACACGGTGCAAATTCAACacaatgaaaatgtaaataataGCTTTACTATTGCAAAGGTAGTTTTGACTTGAGAGGTCCTCCTAGAGGCCAATAAGTAACAGACATTTATTTACCTGTTTCTTCTGTTCAGTGGGGGACAAGCATTTGGCACCaaccttctctgcttcctcaaaaAGGCTGTCAACAAAATAGTCACAGTTCCTTTGCTGATTATCATTGAGGGGCTGATTGTCAGGAGGTCCTGTTTCACAAAccctaaaaatgaaataaaaataaagtgctgTAAACTTTGCGTTTGTGAAGACGTAATCCTGGGGAAGTCATTAAACGCATTTTAGTCTAACCAGTCCTACAGACACTTGGGGAAGGCTAACTTTTTGCTGTGTAGGGTATCTTTTGTATTTTAGGATGTCTAGCAGGGCCCTTGACCTTTATCCATACAGTGTTGATAACAAGAGCAGTATGAAGGCACAAATGATAACAAAGCAGATATGCACATATGAAAATGCCTTAAGAAGCCCATTACTTTGgaacttaaaaaattaatttaaaagtccCCAAGCTAGATGTTCATTAttgcattttgtgtgtgagtatgtgtataggtgtacatgtgtagaagcactgtggaagtcagagaacaacttgtgggaattatGGGGATTGGTTtactctttctaccatgtggtcccagggatcaaacttaggctGTCAAGCTTGGCAACAAGGGAacttgttggggaatattattttaaggtgtgttacttttgtttatgttgcatttgtttaactctgtgaagctgtgttactttgccttcTGAagcacctgatgatctaataaacagctaaacagccaatagtgaggcaggagaaaggacaggtggggttggcaggcagagagaattaatagaaggagaaatctgagagaggagagatctaggaatgagagaaggaggaggacaccaggggccagccacccagctacacagccagcaacagagtaagaaagaaaggtatacaaaaacagagaacaggaaaagccgagaggcaaaagacagacaggttaGTTTacagttaagaaaagctggcaagaaacaagccaagctaaggctgtgcattaataattaagaataagcctccgtgcgTGATTTATTTGGgcgctgggtggtgggccccccaaaaagcaaaaacaacaacaggagCTATCACACTTgcccagaatttaaaaaaaattttttaaagaggtCAGCAGGGGGTTAgaaagatggctcacaggttaagagtgtgtactgctcttgtggaggacctgagttttgttcctaGCATCTATATATGGCAGCTTACAGCtactgtaactacagttccagaggaccagatgcttgctctattctggcctctgagggcacctgcattcaGGTGCAACATTCCTTCATAGAcacagacatattttaaaaaagatctcAGTAGAATGTAACAGTTGTTAACCAATCTCCACTTAAAGTgctaaaataactaaaaataccTTTATAAATGTCAATGTGTCTAACACTAGTCCAAAAGCACAAAGAAgtacacttttattttttgaaacagggtctcatatatcccagactggcctcaaactctctaagTAGCCAAGGAACACCTCGAACTACTGCCTCCATctaccaaatgctaggattataggcatgtgccacaatgctggattttttatatggtgctggggactgaacccagggcctaatGCATACTCGGCAAGAACCCTACCAACTAAGGTATATGCTCAGtcataagcacatacacacaaaaaaaggacaTTGTTTTGAAGGGTTCAAAATAGCCTTTTTATCAACCCATCCAACCACACACAGAGTCTCATTATTTTGccaaagctggtctcaaactattAGGCCAGATTGACAAGATGTTGGGACTATAGGTTTGTGGCACTGTGCTCAGCCTCAGATGACTTCACAAGGGATTACTAAGTACTTTTTGGTGTAGAAACTAAAAGTGATAGTATATCAGGAAGACAgtaacaagcatttttttttttttttgaggggggcgttggttcgagacaggctttctctgtagctttggagcctgccttagaactcgctctgtagaccaaggctggccttgaactcatagagatccacctatctctgcctcctgagtgctgggattaaaggtgtacacaaccaccacccagctaaatgtAATCTTttttcatttgggtttttttcaagacaggatttctcagtgtagctttggctatcctggaacttactctgtagaccaggttggtcttgaattcacgagatctgcctgcctctgcctcctaagtgctgggattaaaggtgtgtgccaccactgtcaggCATAACAAGCATTCTTTATATTTGCACACTCACAGTGATATTCTCCACTAATGGTCATTTTAATAGCCcacttccttttctatttattttttttcagactgagtctcatgtagcccaggctagcctcaaactgtaTAAAACTGAtattgaccttgaatttctgattctcctgtctctatgtCTTAAATGTTGGAATGCCAAGCATGTGCCATCCTGCCTGGCTTTCTGTTGCTATTGATTCAGGATTTATATTCCATCATATAAAAATGTTACATAAGATTTTGGAAGTTAGGCACAAAATTTATGAGAAACAATGAGATATCACTATTTTGTAACTAACAGGAACTGTAAGGTAGATACACTTACTGATCCTGCTGTTAATCTACCTCTCAAGTCTATGCTTCTAACCATGTTACTCCATAAAGAACCATTCTAAGCACTTTACATGTGCCAACTCATTCAGTCTTCACAGTGATCCTAGAAAGTATTATTTTTACCTTAATAGATGAAGATAATGGCTAAGTAAAGCTTGTTTAAGCAAAGCTTATGCTCTTAACACCATGTCAGACAATCTTTCAAAATAACCATCATTATattgttattaaaataaaagtttatgctttttttttttttttttttttttttttttggttttttgagacagggtttctctgtgtagctttgtgcgttccctggatctcgctctgtagaccaggctggcctcgaactcacagagatctgcctgcctctggctcctgagtgctgcaccaccaccgcccgggccaAAGCTTATGCTCTGAACACCATGTCAGACAATCTCTCAAAATAGCCACCATTATATTGTTATTAAAATGTTGGTACTCAAggttgaggatatagctcagttggatTTGGCTCACtcaaaaggacctgagtttgaccccatcACCTAGGTGTACAGGGTATAGTGGTGAATCCTAGAACTCAACGAAGAgacaagcagatttctgtgagtt
It encodes the following:
- the Ubxn2a gene encoding UBX domain-containing protein 2A; translated protein: MKEVDNLDSIKEDWVCETGPPDNQPLNDNQQRNCDYFVDSLFEEAEKVGAKCLSPTEQKKQVDVNIKLWKNGFTVNDDFRSYSDGASQQFLNSIKKGELPSELRGIFDKEEVDVKVEDKKNEVCMSTKPVFQPFSGQGHRLGSATPKIVSKAKSIEVENKSALSAVSLNTLEPITRIQIWLANGERTVQRFNVSHRVSHIKDFIEKYQGSQRSPPFALATALPFLRLLDETLTLEEAELQNAVIIQRLQQTAEPFRKL